tcatttttaagagAGGGAAGGGTTAGAGAAAGGTTGTAGATAGAAGTGAAGGGCACGGACAGAATACATGAAATACATATAAAACCTAAAAATAGGTAAGAGAAGTCGCTTTGATTCATTTGTAGGTTTGTGTTCAATAAAGGAATCGTTGAGCTGTATCTGTAAATTCCACATGgactattaatttatttatcatttctGAAGACACATGTTTCCCATTAATCTTCccatttaacattttttaaacttAGAGTGGAAAATTGCATAATACATTAtgcaataataaaaatattattagcatATGGGGCCCGCCATTACTAGTCTTCTATCAACTTATAATGATAAGTTTATTTGAGCGTGCGCAAGCATTGAATTTGTTGGTATTAAGGTAATGCTTTAATTATGAAAAGTGGTGACTAGTAGTGTGGTACGGTGCTGTTTTTTGACATTTTCTGATTAGAGAAAGGATCGGAAGATAGTGATGTTTCAACTCACTGGTCTTGTTTTGTTAGGGAAAACGATGATCTTAAGCAATTCCATAGATTTGTGTGCTTGaaggttttcaaagatataaaTGCTTTCCAAGATACGAAGGATCTTTTCCAGAATTTTGAAGATAAACACAAAGGGTTCTCCTTCAATGGCATGCATCCCTATAAATCGCCTTAGTAAGATTGCTGTAAAAAACTAGGTGATTTAAACCATCACtgtaactaaataaaaaatacataactTCAAACAGGTACCCATGTTATGTTGTGCAAGATTTGGATCTTACCTACACAATTTGAGACACTAGGTGAGTTTAAGGACATTTACACTTCTGATTTGTCCAGGGCTCAATAGAAGAGAGAAAAAGTTGAGCGATAAGGCGTGGAATTAATTAACTGTCCAAATAGTTTTTTCTATTTGACAAAATCATGAAAAATGATTATTGGATACTTTGGCTGTTTACacgaaaaaaaaagagaagataaataattaatatagttaataatattatgtgataaaaagaaaaaatagagagAATATCGATAACGCGTTTGAATTTAGGTGTCTAAAAATAATCGTGTACGAACATCTTTTGTAGGAATTCCTTAGAGATGCAAATTAAAAACACAAGTTACTTGATAGAGACaatgttttttatttacatttctATAAATAGAAGTTAATCTAAATAGGCATTGAAGAATTCTCATTGCAATAAACAACTTAGGGTCCTTCAATTCcatctcttttcttttctattttctttactttgattcATCTAATCACTaacttttaaatttcttttagtTAGGTTACAATCAACTTTGATTTAGTTATTGTATAATTCATTCTTGCTTGTAGTCCTAATTCAATTTTGTATAGTCTAAGCTTGGAATTCGGTATATACTGCTTGTATGGCACTTGTCTCTTTGGTTAGTTGTATGTAGGCATCATTGTTATAATTGAACTGATGTGACTGAACGTAATGTCCATGAACTGTTATGCATATGACCGTGTTTCCTTTAGGGGAATGAAGTTAGTATCAATGGATTGTGATGAAACGTGCTTGTTAATGGGGTTGACTGGAATGTTGAACTGAATACTTtgttatatgtatatatacgGTGCATACATTTATATAAATGGATAGGAATGTTTTtgttaaacttaaaagattttttattctattaagaaatgaatttaaatttataaaatgtttaaattttttattgatatggAATCTCTAACACCCTCCTCACGTCAAGACTACTAACTCATGCatgaaactatatattatgaGTGATCCGATAACAGTCCAATAACAGAACAGaagttcataaaaaaaaaaacaatcattAGGTTTGAATGAAGTGAAGAGTTGGGTAGAGATCTATCATTTTACTAAATAGTTAATGTGATGCCTTGGTCAATATTTTTACAAGAGTTAGAGAAGAATCCACTCCAATTAGAATCTATAATTTTAGCTATATAAAGAGCTGAGTCTTAATTGTCGTGTTTAGTTGCTTCcatattactttaaaaaaaattggctATGAACCAAAAGATCTCAATTGTATTGTTTTATTCAATGATAGTCAAAATGATTTGGCATGCAAGCATTATACTGTTTCAGATATAAATCAACTTGagttttaagtatttaattttttaacgaCTTGTTACAGTCAGTGTGAACAAGGAATGCTAGAGATTGTGGTCTTATTGATTAGGTGTGATCAATCCTTTTAGTAAAGAGTCACATGAGATACCTAACACAATATCTCTTAAAGAGTTGGAGACTAACTTACTCTAAAATCTATAATTTTAGTTGCTTTAAATAATGAACGAAGTCCTAACTTTCATGTTTATTGCGTTCATActggtaaaaataaaaattgtaatgaACCAAAAGATCTCGAttgtattattataataattgatAAACAGTTTGGCATCCAAGCACTGTGTTGTTCCAGAATTAATTAACAGGAGTactataaaatttgaatttttttaactacTTACTACAATCAGTGGGAAGAAGCAATGCTTGAGATTGTGGTTATTGGGGCATAAAGGTACCACATATGATCCTCTACCATTGATATACTGTAGTTATAAATGGTCCGTTGATCGACTAAATTATTCTTCAAATTTAATGTAAatgtatttttcaattttttttgggCAATTAACTCTTTTTGACACGAGGCAATTAGGAGAAATCTTACGATTTAAGCACTTCTAATTTGACTCTCAGAACCTGCTCCTCTATAACATCTCAACATTTGTCAAAGAAAACGTAACTACTGCCGAGTTTGATATGAAAATGTTTGTATAGAGGATCTTTTTTTATTTGGGAGGGGACGGGGATTTAGAGTGCAAAGAAGATCATTTTAGACACTAGACAGGTAAACAGCAACTTGCATtctaatattcataaaaaaagaaaactagTAATGATGCAGACCTGTTCACATAAAGGAAGATTGAAATAAGCTTAGATTTCTAATCCATTTCTAGCATGAGATGTTCTTCGCTGGCCATGGTGCCCCTGCCATCACCCCCTCAATCTCGCCTATTTCCCTGGGGCACTTGGTCATATTGTAGCAACCAGCGGCAGTAACGAGCTGAgcacataaaaaagaaataaacataGTAATTATCAAATAAGGTCATCAACCACAATGAAAATGCATTTTTATAATGAAATAACACTTGTTTGGAagaaattctaaaatatatatatgatattacCCTCTTCATAAtctaaaaataacttatatacaagttaaatttttttttaaggaaattaAATGAGATAACttctacaaattaatttatgtattaactaattttattttatgatgaaACTAGTTCCAATGATCACACCAAACAATGAAGAGTTTAAAATTAATGACCCTAAATGAGAAAGTTGCTTTTATCATGAAAAGTCaattaaaacacaaatttcAAATCACTTTATAAGTATCTTTAGTCAAGAGAGAGTGTGCATGTCCCACTTGTTACAGAGAGAAAAAATATGACAACTCTTAGCAGTTGTGATTTATGAGAATATTTTACTACAACCATTTTCTCTTATGTCCTGTTAGGAGTATTTTAAAGTTCACTAGAtcatatttaattacaaatatcCCGTGATCTTTTATTAAAGAATAAGAAAATCACgtgaaatttataatttagtatGCAATTTAATCTGatatttttagggtttagggttgaATATAGGATTGAATATGTATATATTGTTACGGGGTTgagaaatgataaaataaaaactaaaatatagtATAGAAATGATAGGCTAAAAACTAGGTTATCCTTAATAAGGTTCAGTAGTAAATGGAGGAATACCACATCACTCTCAATTCGAACTCCACCAAAATCTTTATATCTATTAATCACTTCCTGGTTCAAGAACTTGGAAGTCTTTGGACTATTCATGGCAGGAAGTAATAAGGCGTCAATAAAGTAGCATCCAGGCTCCACAGTGATAACCTACAAGTTTATAAATGATAGGTGTCAGGGGATCAGGGATAAGAAATGAGGAAAATCCGTATTGTATTAAgtgtataaaaataaaagactTGGACCATATAATAACGTTTACAAGcattaaaatgaaagaaaagcaAATCTGAGCAGTTTGGGATCGCTCAGTTCCTCCCAGAACAAGAGTCCGACCCAATTCACGCTTGCATTCCTCTGTTACACTTCCCCCCCAAACTTCCTCGTCACATGGGTCACACCACACTAGCCAGCTAGGCAGTTAGTAGTAGCATATTCTCCCTTCTCCTATACACACGCTTAATCTCAACTTTCTATTTTGGGTCCTCAAATTCATATGTATACTTCAAAAAAATTGGGCATTAACTAATACCAGGGTTCACAAATTGCAATAGTCACTATTTTGATTTTACCTTCACATGTTACCACCGTTGAGATAGAAACTTGGAGTAAACTTGGTATTTGACAATTTGATGCTCCCAACCACGTATGTAATAGTGGAAGGGATGAACACTATGATCTTTTGATTAATCAGGGTTTTGGTCGTAATTCGAGTGTTAAATGTGTTGTAAATGTTTATCCTTGATCTTGCAGTAGTTAAATCATTTAGTAGTGTTTTAGTggattaaaaatagttttaatttgtaaaaataaaaattttagtcTTGTTGGGTTTCTaagaaaaatcattttaaatcattaaaagtttgttttaattcattaaaaaaacttaACCACTTCATATGAAGCGGTGTTGTTCACTACTTTAATCAATTAAATCATGGTTTTAATCAACTAAAATTACTTAATCTTATCTACCGCAAGTGTTAACCTTTAATCGATCAAAATCATGTAAAGAGCATACTTCAGTGgtttttaatccattaaaagtgcgttttaatggattaaaatgTTACATAAAGGCACAAGGTCAtgctttttaatttaaaactacCAAATGTTGCAATTCTTTTGTGAAAATctgttaaaattaataaaagttcaATTCAATCCCCCCTCTTTAATTCAGTCCTTATTTCTAACAAGTACATCTACAAGATACAAACCATCATTCCAATGAAGACTTTGGCAAACACCTATAGTCCATGAGATTGTAAGTACCAATCACTTTggtttacaaattaaaaaaagaaaccCCACTTTAGTTCCTaatttatgatttgtttgaacAAGCTTCTCCAAAAGGACTTATGGCAGAAACACAtaagaaaaaatgaatttaacttcttcataagttaaaattagtttatgcatAAGCTAATTCATAGAAGCTCTATCATATTACTTctccaatttttttatatttttaattagtgaATAAGCTAATTTTAGCTTATGGAGAAgtcaattttctttttttcttcttcatgtttTTCTCCTAGAACTCCTTATGAAGAAGCTTATTCAAACGAAGCTCATAAAACATCGTTTACTTTAGTATGTAAAGACAACTAGATGGCTCAATACCAGAAAAATTTAACTCTCAAACATAAATCATGAAGTTTTAGGGCACTCATTATGCCAATTTCAATCTAGTATAACCCAAAGCAAAACATCAACTACTATTATGCTTCTAATCAGTTGCGACTTGCTACTAAAAATAATTCTAATTACTGAAAGAAACCATAACTGTACTCACCATTCCTTCTCGGAGATCTCTGGTTGTCCGCAAAGATTTTAATCCAGGTTCCTTTCTTCTTTCCAGGCTCTGCAAATCGGAACAGTGTTCCTAATATGATATATGAAAAAGGTGTCAATATAATATTAACTACACAGGAAATTAATTAAGGGGAAGGGGTAAGCTTAAAATGTAACTGCAGATTATAATATAAAACACCTTTAAGTAGCCTCCAGGGTCATGTGTATCAAGACCAAGGAAATGCCCCAGACCGTGTGGCATAAAAACTGCACCCAAGCGTGCAGCCATCATGTCCTCAACATCACTACACCAAAATTCACAAATAAGCAACTTCATGAAAGATCCTACAGATTGTATCAAGATGAAATTTAGCCGCCAGATATAGAATAACGCAAAATACATTACCCCAAAAGAATGTTTCCCCTCTTTAGTGACTCGAGAATAATTTTTTCAGCCAATCTGCAATTTTAGAAAGGGTATGAGCATAAACAAGGAAAAATAACATGATAGAAGTGTATATTATTAGTAGTTcgaatattttattcttttacaaAAAATAGATGGCTCATGGATATTTGGTCAACTCATTCTGATTTTTTATTACCTCTGTATAAAGTCATTGTTTTCAACAGCAAAGTACAGTATCACAAAACGCACACTTGTCAGTTTCACAATGCAATCTAGTGATGGCTATCAGCTAAATTTTCTTAGGTTCCCAAATCAAGACAATGACAGTAATTTCTCAATCAAGCTGCAGACGTTAAAATAAATGCTTGGGACTGCATGTGCACAAATTACCTCCGTTACAATTCGGTTATATACTTATATTCCAATCCACCTATTTAGTTAAATAGTCAACAAACTTTCCTCTCAAGGGAAACACTAATAACAACCCAGCTATTGGCACTTCAAAGTAGAAACCAAGCATGGCAGACATTTAGTTGCAAAAAAGAGTGATATGTGTACTCAATCATACATGTGCATATCAACCCAGTTTACTCCAGGTTTCATTGAAGATATAACAGCATTATGAGCATCTAGCACAGCCTGCATAACATGAAGAgcaacaataaataaatgttgaaaTAAATGCTATTAAAATCAATCCAGAGGTACACAGAAGTTGAAATTTACATTGGCTGGGCCATACTAACATTCACATGAATGTCTAAAATTAAGCAAGCCCACCCTTATATAAAAGTAATGCATATGTTTGTCCGGGATTTGCTCTGCAAATGCTTGTACTGGTACAGTTTGCATATTAAgtaagaaaacataaaatatttttcctttgACAAAAACGGTTTTTTGAGAGAGAACTTACATTATATATAAGAGATTGATCGCTTGTAAACTTTCCATTTATCTGCACCACAAATTTAAAGttgagtaaaaaataattattctattAAATAGATGCCAAGATAACATTTGACCCAGCTTTTTGGCTTTTCTCCTCAAAAGTAGAAACTCCTTCAGCTAGCTTTTTTATGGAAGCTCTATATTTTACTTTTCCTTCaacaaaatagtttattttcattttctagcttttaaattttatttggtCTGCCTTCACCTTTTGAGAAGAAAAGCCAAAAAAAATTAGGTCAAACACTACCTAAACACTATACCTTGTGTATGCACAAAAAAAAGAGTATGAGTTAGTATAGAGACAATAATGAGACGACAGCAGTATAACAAATAAATACATGAACAGGCAAAGAAACCAACTGCGGTGCAATTTTAGCATAATTCAGTGACATTGCTAAAAATGGCAATATGCAGGAAGTGGGAAACTAAGTAAATACTACCAAAAGTAATTCTTAAGGGAAAAACTCACAGGGAAAGAGCAGGTTATGTCAGACCCATAGAAATGGTACTCAGCTCCCATATCAAACAGTGCCATGTCTCCATCTTCTAATGTCTGCAAAAGAGTCatgcttaaaaaaaataaaaaacttgaaCATCCGTGAAAATAAACAATCATTGATAATTCAACTCAGACTATAATAACTTCATCTCATTTTGTTTATTAAGGAATAAagttttcaatatttaatatGTCAATTAGCCAAATCCAAAGTCACAACATTATGATAGCCAATGATAATGACTTTAAAAGAGGTAGAGCACGGCCAATGATAATGACTTTAAAATAGGTAGAGCGGGGGAAGGGAGGTACTTTTATGCCATACCTTGTCATTAGGAGCTGCCGCATGGCCGTAGTGAAGAACAGCACTGCATTAATACACATATCATAGCCAGACCACCCAATTTCTGATGAAAGTAGCTACTATTTAAAACATAGTAAACATAATAACTCTATCCCTAAATATAATACTCTTTTACCTAATTCACACCACTTCAGAAAATtagttaattttgttaaaaatattaaattgtcAATAGTTACACCAACTAAATCACCTTTTCCCACTTAATTAATTTCACCTAACTAACTAATTTTGGAAAGAAAATGGTAGCATTGTGATCGGTTCCAGTTATCTTCACCAATACTggaggagagagaaagagagactTCCCAATATCTGTTATTTATGGATTTAAGGgtgtttgtttaaaaaaatagtcttaAAGAAAGGGACaagttttagaagaaaaaaaaagtctcGTATTTAGGGATAGaggtaatatttttttccttttggcAAATccattttaattacaaatgagCACCGACTATGAATTGTTAAACCAAACGTATTTCAGAACCACATTTATTGTATCAGAATTCAGAAATGTATACCTATTTTCACCAGTAGCGCAAATACATGTATAGGAGCAATGCCGACATCCACCATACATGTAGGTATGATgaagaaaaatgctttcaagCTGATACTCCTTCATTCCCACCTTAGTTTTTCTCATAACCTGTTTCATTGTCATGTAAATTACAACTAATACGAAAGCATTTTTACAGATCATATGTATAAAGTCATTCATACTTCGTCATTATTACAGATCCTTCTACTAATCAATCAATAATGTAACCATGTAATGCCCGCCCTAAGTACAGATGGCAAATGAACCCGTTCAGTGGGTATTGTCCAAACCCGTCCCAATTTTGACGGGAATCCCCACATTGACTAGGTACCGGTATTTTTAGGTCATACATTTGAtctttttactttattataattattttacctGTATCTAATTGTTATTTGATACTCTCATTTGATAATTATAGAGTTATAATTTCTTTCTTGATATTTAACAttggagaaaagaaaatatatatccTTTGGACATTAAATACTTGATAATATCATGTTTCCTTTGCTATGATTTTTactttgtataaaaaattatttaattaatattcagaACAGTAAAGGGGTGGGTATGGGTATACACTCATTCTCCGATGGGGATGGAGATATGACAAAAAAATTCATACCCATTGGGCATAGGGGTGAGGATAAATTTTTATGTAGCGTATGGGGATGAGATAGCCAAATCCGCAGCCGCCCCTGCCCCATTGTCATCCCTAGCCCTAAGATATTCCtgtttcaacaaaaaaatatgCCAAAAGTTTTGGTGAAAAAATGGGCAGATAACCAGGTAAAGGAAAATAGTACATTTTCTGCATGTTTTGTTCTATACTTCAACTATTTTTCATAGTCAGTTAGTCTTAAGAAAAAGTCATTACAGGCAACCTAAAAGTCATTACACTTAGTCTTAGACTCACGCGTAAGATACTAAACATTAAACTGTCACAATTACAATACTAAAGCCTATTTCCTCCTATAGATCTTTCATAAGCCTCAAGTACACTTTGCATAAATGTTAAAATATGTACTAAATAGACAAACATAACTTTGGTAGTTTAAGATTAATTACCTCAATATGAGCTTCGGAGCTTATATCATTGGCATACTGAATAAGCTCAATTTCCAGCTTTGACTTAATGACACGGCATTCAGTCAATATAGGATGCAGAGTTGCCAAATCCTTATCAAACTTATCAATGCCCtaaatcaaagttaaaaatatacaataagAATCAGTTTTCTAAGATATGCTAGCTACAGTATATGTGCTACCATATCATCACACAAAAAACAGAATAGCATTGGTAGACAAGAGGTCTTATGCAATGAC
The sequence above is a segment of the Phaseolus vulgaris cultivar G19833 chromosome 2, P. vulgaris v2.0, whole genome shotgun sequence genome. Coding sequences within it:
- the LOC137812795 gene encoding uncharacterized protein isoform X2, producing MASSLRPPKVSMELHVKNREKLIASLRQHLSDSSNPLHGFVLLQGGEEQTRYDTDHLDLFRQESYFAYLFGVKEPGFYGAIDVATGDSFLFAPRLPSEYAVWLGEIKQLSYFKEHYMVSTTSFSDEIGSVLQQHYQGAGKPLLFLLHGLNTDSNNFSKPAEFQGIDKFDKDLATLHPILTECRVIKSKLEIELIQYANDISSEAHIEVMRKTKVGMKEYQLESIFLHHTYMYGGCRHCSYTCICATGENSAVLHYGHAAAPNDKTLEDGDMALFDMGAEYHFYGSDITCSFPINGKFTSDQSLIYNAVLDAHNAVISSMKPGVNWVDMHILAEKIILESLKRGNILLGDVEDMMAARLGAVFMPHGLGHFLGLDTHDPGGYLKSLERRKEPGLKSLRTTRDLREGMVITVEPGCYFIDALLLPAMNSPKTSKFLNQEVINRYKDFGGVRIESDVLVTAAGCYNMTKCPREIGEIEGVMAGAPWPAKNISC
- the LOC137812795 gene encoding uncharacterized protein isoform X1; protein product: MASSLRPPKVSMELHVKNREKLIASLRQHLSDSSNPLHGFVLLQGGEEQTRYDTDHLDLFRQESYFAYLFGVKEPGFYGAIDVATGDSFLFAPRLPSEYAVWLGEIKQLSYFKEHYMVSTTSFSDEIGSVLQQHYQGAGKPLLFLLHGLNTDSNNFSKPAEFQGIDKFDKDLATLHPILTECRVIKSKLEIELIQYANDISSEAHIEVMRKTKVGMKEYQLESIFLHHTYMYGGCRHCSYTCICATGENSAVLHYGHAAAPNDKTLEDGDMALFDMGAEYHFYGSDITCSFPINGKFTSDQSLIYNAVLDAHNAVISSMKPGVNWVDMHILAEKIILESLKRGNILLGDVEDMMAARLGAVFMPHGLGHFLGLDTHDPGGYLKEHCSDLQSLERRKEPGLKSLRTTRDLREGMVITVEPGCYFIDALLLPAMNSPKTSKFLNQEVINRYKDFGGVRIESDVLVTAAGCYNMTKCPREIGEIEGVMAGAPWPAKNISC